The genome window GTTAAGGCAGACGGAGAGACTCGCTTTCAATTCTCTAAAAGAACTCCTCCTTGCTCGGAAGTGATTTACTAACCGCTGGAACAGCATACCTGCATCCTTGTTGCTGAGAGTGCTCTTATTTTCTCCATCCGAAGATAGACAGCATCGGGACAATCAGTTAGCAGGAGCAGAAAGCAAACTTTTAACTAAAAGTAAACTACTCCAAATTTTCGTAGAACAGAGGTCACTAAAACTTGAATTACGGCACTATAGCTATTATAACCCTAGAAGCCATATAATAAACCGTAAGACATATATCCCTCTTTTGTCACTTTCCGAGAGAAAAAGTGGCAAAATAAAAAGATAGTAAAAATGAAACGCAATTATGGCAATGGATATAGCTGAACAAATCAGGCAACACTTACCTCGAAATCCCACAGAAACAGTTCCTCTGATTGATAACTATTGTTCGTTTTATCGTTCTTTATTTTCCGATGTGCGTAATTATGAATATTTTAAATATTTACACTTAGGATTAATTTCAACACTCAAAAGAAAATCTTTGCCAGAAATAAGTAAAATTGTTAATGTTTCCTCTCAAGGTTTACATCATTTTTTGACAAAATCTAATTGGAATTCATCAGACTTGGAAAAAGTACGTTTAAAATATATTTTAAGTATACTGATTGATACACCGATTACAGTAATCATTGATGAAACAGGAGATCGTAAAAAGCGGTGCGACCCCGCATCGGCGAAAGACGCAAGGGAACGCGCACCAAGATAAGGAAATAACACAGATTATACTTCTCGACAATATTTGGGAAGCTTAGGGAAAATAGATCAAGGTATTATAGTATCAGTAAATGTTTATGGTCTTTATAGAAATATTACTTTCCCTTTAGTGACAAGAATATTCAAACCAAAAAAGACTCTCAAAGAGGGTGATGTTTACAAAACAAAAATAGAATTAGCAAGAGAAATTATCGAGTATTTAGTAGAGTTAGGTTTTTCTATTAATTTAGTATTAGCTGATAGTTTATATGGGGAAGCATCGACTTTAATTAATGCACTGAGACAAAATAATCTTGATTTTATTGTCTCTATTAGAAAAGACCATGGTGTTTGGATGCCAAGTTCACAGACGATAAGAGCGAATAAATGGTACAAATTTAAACGAATTTTTAGTGATGGTAAAAAAGAAGATAGATACATTAGAGAAATTATTTATGGTCTCAGAAGAGAAATAACTTATTGGCAAATTACTACTAACACAGAAACTATGCCAGAAAACAGCACTAGTTTTGTAATGACTAACATCCAAAAAACGAGAACTCAACAGAAAAAAACCATGGGAAATTTATATGGTCAACGTACATGGGTGGAGTATGGATTTCGGCAGTGTAAACAAGAATTAGGCTGGACAGATTATCGTTTAACCAAGGGAGAAGATATAGAAAAATGGTGGGAAATTATTAATAGTGTTTACTGGATGATTAGCTTAAAAACTAAACCTATTACAGACTTAATTAATCAAAAAAAAATAGTAGAGACTCAAGATAAGAAAATCTTCATCACAGAAGATTGGCGTGATTTTAGTAGTTGGAAAAATACATTGATTAACTATCGAATTATGGTTAAACCAATGCTCATCTTTTGCACAATGTTACCTTGGTTAAGAATAATGGAGAGCGATTTATTATGGATAGGGTTTAATCATTTACTGAACCACAGCAATAATTGTATGATTCATTTTCTCAGTGGATAAATTCATTTTTTCCGATTAGTTATTTCGGAAAGTGACTATAAATGATATTGAACACGATTTTAGTGCTTTAAAAAGAGCAAAAATGTATAGCGATAGTACAATAACTTTAGATGAAATAATTTACAATTATTGTACTAGCTAAATGTCTCAGTCTTATTTTGATTGACTATATTAAAATTATAGATGAAACATTCCTAATATCAACTTAATTACATAAAAGTTTATAATCCTCTGATTAAATACTTTTACAGTGTTCAAAAAAAAAATTACTGAAAATCATTGTAATTGTGTTGATTATTACAATATTTTCCTCGATGTTTAAAAGTAAAGATATAACGAGAGATTAGGCATAAAATAAACTAAAAAAAAGTAAATTTATACCTAATCATCATAGTAATAGATCTCGTTTTTACCTGAAGTAAATGCCATAAAAATTTATTAGCTAGATAGTGATTTTTTTTGACATTATCAGGAGAGATTTCTTAGACAATGTTACAAGAAAAGTTTAACCTACCGCCTGTAAATCATAAACAAAATTTTCACTGACAACATCAGTTAATTGTTCATGAATTGGTTGTTCAAAACCCCTGTCGATTTCTCGCATGGTGGCTTTTTTGGCTTCGAGGGCTACTTGTAACACTTTCATAGCTTCTTTTGGTTGCCCAGCACCACAGAAAAATAAATCTGCGGCAAAGTAACCATGTTCTGGCCATGTATGAATAGCAATATGAGATTCCGCGAGGGTAACGGTAGCTGTTACACCATGGGGACTAAATTGGTGTACACACATATCAATCAATGTCGCTTTACCAGCACTGATGGCATCTAATAATCCTTGACGGATTCTTTCAGGACTATTTAAAAGATCCGCCGGTGCTTCCCAAGCGTCTACCACTAAATGTGTACCCACTTTATTCATTCTTGTCAACTCACTCTATACTCTCTTTGATAATTTGTATTGGTAAGAGTTTTAGTTTCTGACACTACAGCATCAACCGCCACCCTTCTATAAATAAGAAGATTTAGGAAAATATTGGTAATTGGTAAAATCCTTTTTTCTAATTTTCCTGACTGGGAATCCTGACTAGACTCCTCGGGAGGTAACGATCGCAATTTTGAAGTGCTTAAAAAACTAACTAATCTCACGTAAGATACAATATTATATAAAAATGTCTAATTTGTCAAGAAATTTTACCTATTTTTCTTTGTGTCTAGCTTGAATAT of Cyanobacterium sp. HL-69 contains these proteins:
- the speD gene encoding S-adenosylmethionine decarboxylase SpeD, with the translated sequence MNKVGTHLVVDAWEAPADLLNSPERIRQGLLDAISAGKATLIDMCVHQFSPHGVTATVTLAESHIAIHTWPEHGYFAADLFFCGAGQPKEAMKVLQVALEAKKATMREIDRGFEQPIHEQLTDVVSENFVYDLQAVG